A region from the Neurospora crassa OR74A linkage group V, whole genome shotgun sequence genome encodes:
- the cyh-2 gene encoding 60S ribosomal protein L28, protein MPTRFSKTRKHRGHVSAGKGRVGKHRKHPGGRGMAGGQHHHRTNLDKYHPGYFGKVGMRHFHLLRNHQWAPILNIEKLWTLVPAEAREKYVSGAATETAPVIDLLSHGYAKLLGKGRLPQVPIVVRARYVSAEAERKIKEAGGVIELVA, encoded by the exons ATG CCTACTCGGTTTTCCAAGACAAGAAAGCACCGCGGACAT GTTTCCGCCGGTAAGGG CCGTGTCGGCAAGCACAGAAAGCATCCAGG TGGTCGTGGTATGGCCGGTGGTCAG caccaccaccgtacCAACCTCGATAAGT ACCACCCTGGTTACTTCGGTAAGGTCGGTATGAGGcacttccacctcctccgcaaCCACCAGTGGGCCCCCATCCTCAACATTGAGAAGCTCTGGACTCTCGTCCCCGCTGAGGCCCGCGAGAAGTACGTCTCTGGTGCCGCCACCGAGACTGCTCCCGTCATCGACCTCCTTTCCCACGGCTATGCCAAGCTCCTCGGCAAGG GCCGTCTCCCCCAGGTCCCCATCGTCGTCCGTGCCCGCTACGTCTCCGCCGAGGCTGAGCGCAAGATCAAGGAGGCCGGTGGTGTCATTGAGCTCGTTGCTTAA
- the nap-1 gene encoding large neutral amino acids transporter small subunit 2, with translation MPPLYSHNLEPGRDSLELASLASSDPGPDTGDDTSSRPSISSSRKLSLEREDPLDNGNYAASGHRVRPERSTSVNSTFSFAANLFPLSSTTGGGYAPLGAPTATRGHVNGGLGGGSLEKHKTLTYLNGLSLIVGLIIGSGIFSSPSQVNANAGSPGAAIIVWVVAGILAWTGAASYAELGGAIPLNGGPQVYLSKIFGELAGFLFTWVAVLVLKPGSAAIISIIMGEYLVRTFIGAEAETINPWISKSVALVGLFLVTFLNSVSTKLGTRMNDMLMFLKFVALLGVTIVGIVVAATGFSFSGAANLDWKKHDWFEGTKMDASAFAVALYAGLWAFDGWDNTNYVVGEFRNPGRDLPRVIHTAMPLVILSYILANVAYFFVLPLDTINSTNTVAVIFGSKVFGPVGALILALIVSASCFGALNASTFTSSRLVYVAGKEGYIPELFGRIGSGTAVDQHESLTTMRTRSWFTKKLVRIVADEDTGLFYTPIPALMLNCALTTAYVCVGEFGTLVTFYGVAGYTFYFLTVLGLIVLRVKEPNLERPYKTWITTPIIFCCVSLFLLSRAVFAQPLQTLLVVAFVVVGVPVYYWRRYVNGRSAVKREAGGMREVREERPWWKFWQIR, from the exons ATGCCACCATTGTACTCTCACAACCTGGAACCCGGGCGTGACTCGCTAGAACTCGCATCTCTAGCCAGCTCAGACCCCGGACCCGACACAGGCGACGACACCAGTTCCCGTCCGAGCATATCTTCGTCACGAAAGCTCTCCCTCGAGCGAGAGGACCCTCTGGATAACGGCAACTACGCTGCCTCGGGCCACCGTGTGCGCCCAGAACGATCGACGTCTGTCAATTCTACATTCAGCTTCGCCGCAAACCTCTTTCCTCTATCGTCGACAACCGGAGGCGGATATGCTCCGTTGGGTGCGCCCACAGCAACGAGGGGTCATGTCAATGGCGGCTTGGGAGGAGGCTCGTTAGAGAAGCACAAGACCTTGACTTACCTAAATGGTCTGTCCTTGATCGTCGGCTTGATCATCGGCTCGGGCATCTTTTCTTCGCCTAGTCAAGTCAACGCCAATGCAGGGTCGCCTGGAGCAGCCATTATAGTATGGGTTGTGGCGGGGATTTTGGCCTGGACGGGCGCCGCAAGTTACGCAGAGTTGGGAGGTGCCATACCATTGAACGGAGGCCCGCAGGTGTACCTATCCAAGATCTTTGGAGAACTGGCCGGATTTCTGTTCACTTGGGTCGCGGTGCTGGTCCTGAAGCCTGGTAGCGccgccatcatctccatcatcatgggCGAGTACCTGGTGAGAACCTTCATTGGCGCCGAAGCCGAGACCATCAACCCCTGGATCAGCAAGTCAGTCGCGCTGGTTGGACTCTTTCTGGTCACCTTTCTGAACTCGGTCTCGACCAAGCTCGGGACACGGATGAACGATATGCTCATGTTTCTCAAATTTGTTGCATTGCTTGGCGTTACCATTGTTGGCATTGTCGTTGCCGCGACTGGCTTCTCGTTTTCTGGGGCGGCAAATCTCGACTGGAAGAAGCATGACTGGTTTGAGGGCACCAAGATGGATGCGTCGGCTTTCGCGGTGGCCCTGTATGCCGGTCTTTGGGCGTTTGATGGGTGGGATAAC ACCAATTATGTGGTTGGTGAATTTCGCAACCCCGGTCGAGACCTTCCACGGGTCATTCACACAGCCATGCCCCTCGTCATTTTGAGCTACATCCTGGCCAACGTTGCTTACTTCTTTGTTCTCCCCCTGGACACTATTAACTCTACCAACACCGTAGCCGTCATTTTCGGCTCCAAGGTCTTTGGCCCCGTTGGCGCTCTAATCCTCGCCCTCATTGTCAGTGCCTCCTGCTTCGGTGCTCTCAACGCCTCCACCTTCACCAGCAGCCGCCTCGTCTACGTTGCCGGCAAGGAAGGCTACATTCCTGAGCTCTTTGGGCGCATCGGCAGCGGCACCGCCGTTGACCAACACGAATCCCTAACCACCATGCGCACTCGCTCGTGGTTCACCAAGAAGCTTGTCCGTATTGTTGCCGATGAAGATACCGGTCTCTTCTACACGCCGATCCCCGCGCTCATGCTCAACTGCGCTCTTACGACCGCTTACGTGTGCGTGGGCGAGTTCGGCACGCTTGTCACCTTCTACGGAGTGGCTGGCTATACGTTTTACTTTTTGACGGTGCTGGGTCTGATCGTGCTTAGGGTGAAGGAACCTAATCTCGAGAGGCCGTACAAGACGTGGATCACCACACCTATTATCTTCTGCTGTGTGAGTCTGTTCCTGCTGAGCAGAGCGGTCTTTGCCCAGCCGCTGCAGACCTTGTTGGTTGTGGCTTTTGTGGTGGTAGGCGTGCCGGTGTATTATTGGCGGAGGTATGTGAACGGGCGGAGCGCCGTTAAGAGAGAAGCGGGTGGGATGAGAGAGGTGAGGGAAGAGAGACCCTGGTGGAAGTTTTGGCAGATAAGGTAA
- the leu-5 gene encoding leucyl-tRNA synthetase — protein sequence MPLICARPLGRLVPKLGASLRPVLSSHAASPRRPVGVALEQHLGTESWKRFYADHKLDLLALDQKWRQKWAESSREKGNKEDEKNKYVLPMFPYPSGHLHLGHLRVYTIADVIARFQTLQGHKVLLPMGWDAFGLPAENAAIERGINPATWTKANIAKMKEQLGHMNGSWDWNCELATCDPDFYKHTQKIFLALHEKGLAYQAEAEVNYDPVDKTVLANEQVDANGCSWRSGARVEKRKLKQWFLKISEFRESLLKDLETLAKNEAWPERVLAMQKNWLGKSKGATVKFPVLAFGQGTPSAIEVFTSRPDTLFGVQYIALAATHPSVQQLAKSDPELQAFLSTLPGLSPDSKVGYLLPHIRAVNPLAYHEETPEDTKVSLPIYVAPYVLGDYGEGAVMGVPGHDLRDHAFWKEHHYDAPVRFVLAASEDESTTAMPNEPFTEHGVMNANSGIFKGKSSKEAGEMLVKLLEPAGLAKETEKWRLRDWLISRQRYWGTPIPIVHCGSCGTVPVPDEQLPVELPEVDEHWAGKKTGNPLESQTDWINTSCPKCGGEAKRDTDTMDTFVDSSWYYMRFIDAHNKEAPFSPEKAKVLTPVDLYIGGVEHAILHLLYSRFIYKFLMTSSFAGKEAESAEAAESASSEVYEPFKRLITQGMVHGKTYTDPATGRFLKPDEVDLSDPHQPKVVATGALANVSYEKMSKSKHNGVDPTTFIAQYGADATRAHILFQAPVSEILDWDESKITGVTRWLSRVHDLVQKIACSSTSETPSSASTVKAFFEQQQQQPESVADPAKLDASITIWREVQRTISSVTASYNKVYTLNTVISDLMSLTNVIASPSNYDAADPLIRREAVSALIRMMAPVAPAFAEECWHVLFPESSSSSLFSGSGSGSGSGSGDEQAARFPVPDGTEGLLKSRKQTCAVQLNGKTKFAVEIGTPPAGLLEKSAEEKLREFIVGEVLKTEEGRAKLEGRGVDVSKAKKVIVVRGGKLLNVVM from the exons ATGCCTCTCATTTGTGCAAGGCCGCTCGGCCGGTTAGTGCCCAAGCTGGGCGCATCACTACGACCAGTTCTCTCTTCTCATgctgcttctcctcggcgCCCTGTTGGTGTTGCCCTCGAGCAGCACTTGGGCACCGAGTCTTGGAAGAGATTCTATGCCGACCACAAGCTAgacctcctcgccctcgacCAAAAATGGCGCCAGAAATGGGCCGAATCAAGCCGTGAGAAGGGCAACAAGGAAGACGAAAAGAACAAATATGTCCTTCCCATGTTTCCCTATCCATCGGGCCATCTGCACCTCGGCCATCTCAGGGTTTACACCATTGCCGATGTGATTGCGAGGTTCCAGACTCTCCAGGGCCACAAGGTCCTGTTGCCCATGGGTTGGGATGCCTTTGGATTGCCAGCTGAAAACGCTGCCATTGAGAGAGGCATCAACCCGGCCACATGGACCAAGGCCAATATCGCTAAGATGAAGGAGCAGCTGGGTCACATGAACGGCTCATGGGATTGGAATTGC GAACTTGCTACTTGCGATCCCGACTTCTACAAGCACACCCAAAAGATCTTCCTCGCTCTCCATGAGAAGGGTCTGGCCTACCAGGCGGAAGCCGAGGTCAACTATGACCCTGTCGACAAGACGGTGCTTGCGAACGAGCAAGTTGATGCCAACGGCTGCTCGTGGAGGTCCGGTGCCAGGGTCGAGAAGCGCAAGCTGAAGCAGTGGTTCCTCAAGATCTCCGAATTCCGCGAGTCCCTGCTCAAAGACCTAGAGACGCTTGCCAAGAACGAGGCGTGGCCCGAGAGAGTCCTGGCCATGCAGAAGAACTGGCTAGGCAAGTCCAAGGGCGCGACTGTCAAGTTCCCCGTCCTGGCTTTTGGCCAAGGCACCCCCTCTGCCATCGAGGTGTTCACCAGTCGACCTGACACCCTTTTTGGTGTCCAGTACATTGCCCTCGCTGCTACTCATCCTTCCGTTCAGCAACTGGCAAAGAGCGACCCCGAGCTTCAGGCCTTCCTCAGCACATTGCCCGGACTTTCTCCTGACTCCAAAGTTGGATACCTGCTCCCTCACATCCGCGCCGTCAACCCCTTGGCCTATCACGAAGAGACACCCGAGGACACCAAGGTTTCGCTTCCTATCTATGTGGCGCCATATGTCCTTGGTGACTATGGTGAGGGCGCCGTCATGGGTGTGCCCGGCCACGATCTCAGAGACCATGCTTTCTGGAAAGAACACCACTACGACGCTCCCGTCCGCTTCGTCCTGGCGGCTTCCGAGGATGAGAGCACTACCGCCATGCCCAACGAGCCATTCACTGAACATGGCGTTATGAACGCCAACAGTGGTATCTTCAAGGGCAAGTCGTCCAAGGAGGCCGGTGAGATGCTCGTCAAGCTTCTGGAGCCCGCTGGTCTCGCAAAGGAGACTGAAAAGTGGCGTCTGCGTGACTGGCTGATCAGCCGCCAGAGATACTGGGGAACACCCATTCCCATCGTGCACTGCGGCTCTTGCGGCACCGTTCCCGTTCCTGACGAGCAACTCCCTGTTGAGCTCCCCGAAGTTGACGAGCACTGGGCTGGTAAAAAGACCGGCAATCCGCTCGAGTCCCAGACCGACTGGATCAACACATCTTGCCCCAAGTGCGGTGGCGAGGCCAAGCGCGACACTGATACCATGGACACCTTTGTCGACTCGAGCTGGTACTACATGCGCTTCATCGACGCCCACAACAAGGAGGCACCCTTCTCACccgagaaggccaaggttcTTACTCCTGTTGACCTCTACATCGGCGGTGTCGAGCATGCCATTCTGCATCTGCTCTACTCCCGTTTCATCTACAAGTTCCTCATGACCTCTTCCTTTGCTGGCAAGGAGGCCGAATCTGCCGAAGCTGCCGAGTCCGCATCGTCCGAAGTCTACGAACCTTTCAAGCGTCTCATCACCCAAGGCATGGTGCACGGCAAGACCTACACCGACCCAGCCACAGGCCGCTTCCTCAAGCCGGACGAAGTTGACCTCAGCGACCCCCACCAACCCAAGGTGGTGGCCACGGGCGCGCTCGCCAACGTCAGCTACGAGAAGATGTCCAAGTCCAAGCACAACGGCGTGGACCCGACCACGTTCATCGCGCAGTACGGCGCGGACGCCACGCGTGCGCACATACTCTTCCAGGCGCCCGTCAGCGAGATTTTGGACTGGGACGAAAGCAAGATTACCGGTGTGACGCGGTGGTTGAGTCGTGTGCATGACTTGGTTCAAAAGATTGCTtgttcttccacttctgaaACCCCATCTTCCGCCAGCACCGTCAAGGCCTTCTttgaacagcaacagcagcaacccgAGTCTGTTGCTGATCCCGCCAAACTCGacgcctccatcaccatctgGCGCGAAGTCCAACGCACCATCTCCTCCGTCACCGCCTCCTACAACAAAGTGTACACGCTCAACACGGTCATCTCGGACCTAATGTCACTTACCAACGTGATCGCCTCTCCGTCTAATTACGACGCCGCCGACCCCCTCATCAGGCGCGAGGCAGTCTCCGCTCTGATCCGCATGATGGCGCCCGTCGCGCCCGCCTTTGCCGAAGAGTGCTGGCACGTTCTTTTCCCTgaatcttcttcgtcctccttgttcagtggcagtggcagtggtagtggtagtggtagtggtgatgAGCAAGCGGCAAGGTTCCCGGTCCCTGATGGCACGGAGGGGTTGTTGAAGAGCAGGAAGCAGACGTGCGCGGTGCAGTTGAATGGCAAGACCAAGTTCGCGGTGGAGATAGGGACGCCGCCGGCTGGGTTGTTGGAGAAGAGTGCGGAGGAGAAGTTGAGGGAGTTTATTGTCGGTGAGGTGttgaagacggaggaggggagggcgAAGCTGGAGGGACGCGGAGTGGATGTGAGtaaggcgaagaaggtcaTTGTTGTTAGGGGAGGAAAGTTGTTGAATGTTGTTATGTAG
- the fdh gene encoding formate dehydrogenase produces the protein MVKVLAVLYDGGKHGEEVPELLGTIQNELGLRKWLEDQGHTLVTTCDKDGENSTFDKELEDAEIIITTPFHPGYLTAERLARAKKLKLAVTAGIGSDHVDLNAANKTNGGITVAEVTGSNVVSVAEHVLMTILVLVRNFVPAHEQIQEGRWDVAEAAKNEFDLEGKVVGTVGVGRIGERVLRRLKPFDCKELLYYDYQPLSAEKEAEIGCRRVADLEEMLAQCDVVTINCPLHEKTQGLFNKELISKMKKGSWLVNTARGAIVVKEDVAEALKSGHLRGYGGDVWFPQPAPQDHPLRYAKNPFGGGNAMVPHMSGTSLDAQKRYAAGTKAIIESYLSGKHDYRPEDLIVYGGDYATKSYGERERAKAAAAAAKSA, from the exons ATG GTCAAGGTTCTTGCTGTTCTCTACGACGGTGGCAAGCACGGCGAGGAG GTTCCCGAGCTTCTCGGAACCATCCAGAACGAGCTTGGTCTCCGCAAGTGGCTCGAGGATCAGGGCCACACCCTCGTCACCACCTGCGACAAGGACGGCGAGAACTCTACCTTTGacaaggagctcgaggatgccgagatcatcatcaccactccCTTCCACCCCGGCTACCTCACTGCTGAGCGTCTCGCCCGCgccaagaagctcaagctTGCTGTCACTGCCGGTATCGGTTCCGACCACGTCGACCTCAATGCCGCCAACAAGACCAACGGCGGTATCACCGTCGCCGAGGTTACCGGCTCCAACGTCGTCTCCGTTGCTGAGCACGTTCTCATGaccatcctcgtcctcgtccgcAACTTCGTTCCCGCCCACGAGCAGATCCAGGAGGGCCGCTGGGACGTCGCCGAGGCCGCCAAGAACGAGTTCGATCTCGAGGGCAAGGTTGTCGGTACCGTCGGTGTCGGCCGTATCGGTGAGCGTGTCCTCCGCCGTCTCAAGCCCTTCGACTGCAAGGAGCTCCTCTACTACGACTACCAGCCCCTTTCCgccgagaaggaggctgagatCGGCTGCCGCCGCGTCGCCGACCTCGAGGAGATGCTCGCCCAGTGCGACGTCGTCACCATCAACTGCCCCCTTCACGAGAAGACCCAGGGTCTCTTCAACAAGGAGCTCATCtccaagatgaagaagggcTCGTGGCTCGTCAACACTGCCCGTGGCGCCATCGTCGTCAAGGAGGACGTCGCCGAGGCCCTCAAGTCCGGCCACCTCCGCGGCTACGGCGGTGACGTCTGGTTCCCCCAGCCCGCCCCTCAGGACCACCCCCTCCGCTACGCCAAGAACCccttcggcggcggcaacgcCATGGTCCCCCACATGTCCGGCACCTCGCTCGACGCCCAGAAGCGTTACGCTGCTGGCACCAAGGCCATCATCGAGAGCTACCTCTCCGGCAAGCACGACTACAGGCCTGAGGACCTCATCGTCTACGGCGGTGACTACGCCACCAAGTCTTATGGTGAGCGCGAGCGCGccaaggctgctgctgctgctgccaagtCTGCTTAA
- a CDS encoding pre-mRNA-splicing factor ATP-dependent RNA helicase PRP16, producing the protein MAVIDGKFVPRQRKRKQLDRQRSRSKGTQDPEDTNVLEIAPGQETTTDAEKKKTELREELRPAGVKVSSKKAKRLEKYIDTKLKKDENRELLAKLAANKIDTSLFSSTKSLGQTKLTKKEELSRLVKEAKAGLITEKEAAKKLYEKREVKEGAPVPKPKPTVDEDSEGSEDEQDSAAEKPRSAPAETSEPTPVQATTSSTSLPVPVGAGLKRPLEVDESGRPILAKRQKRGGVKTKHNFTSSQAPAVIPVPEVVEWDGFSSEGEEGSDDEESEGSGSGSEEEGSEEEEEESGEEDGSEENGEGSEDDSEDDDSAEESDEDMEDAEEDKKAKSSAFKAWAHQARNEALGYKPAESSILEIPKPANFTPRPIEQEPLPIELQPTKNDSRKAFAVVVTRTPEIQETRFRLPVVAEEQKIMEAIHDNDIVIICGATGSGKTTQVPQFLFESGYGVPDGPTPGMIGVTQPRRVAAVSMSKRVGEEMGDYSHVVSYQIRFEGTVDSKTAIKFMTDGVLLREAAIDIALRKYSAIIIDEAHERSVNTDILIAMLSRVVKLRRELAEEDPTIKPLKLIIMSATLRVEEFTQNSNLFHTTPRIIEVEGREHAVTMHFAKKTNHDYVDEAFRKICRGHRKLPPGGMLVFMTGQGEIAQLSKRLKARFGGGMNTASTTKVRISAKEAPMEVEDIDFGDVEDDRNINDRDDDDISIASDEEEDKEFEIEDQESGTGPLKMHILPLFSLLPTKEQMKVFEPPPEGHRLVILATNVAETSLTIPGIKYVFDTGRSKERKFDPVSGVQSFEIGWISKASAKQRAGRAGRTGPGHCWRLYSSAVYERDFPEFSEPELLRMPIEGVVLQLKSMNLQHVVNFPFPTPPPRESLIKAEKLLTYLNAISQTGQVTPIGSTMSIFPLSPRFARILLIGHLHDCLPYTVALVAGLSAGEIYIPENQAIPAAAVQEAKKSNAGGSDDEDDSRAVTFRTTEDVLADDRRAKIRAAFNAVHKNFCYLDDKSDAIKLLQVVGEFAHDPTESWCDSHFVRFKVLKEIKQLQKQLIDLLRANIPAFANLSVPDTLDPPSQKQVQALKQMVAAGFIDQVAIRADKAPMPPEMYRKPKRAIDVPYLPLIPLEGEDGRKLELEEKLVYIHPSSPLAHLSVDECPDYIVYAYLQKAGNTGADGQKRAKTRMHALTDLTAGQLASLAKGTPLITYGKPIKEVKGSESKDGKEREVWVVPYLRAEGQGGMGWPLPARKVKQRKVAGQGWVVE; encoded by the coding sequence atggcTGTCATAGACGGGAAGTTCGTGCCGCGTCAGCGCAAGCGCAAGCAGCTTGATCGCCAGCGGTCGAGGAGTAAGGGAACACAAGACCCCGAAGACACCAACGTCCTCGAGATCGCTCCTGGACAGGAAACCACCACGGATgccgaaaagaagaagaccgagCTACGGGAGGAATTGAGGCCTGCGGGTGTCAAGGTCAGcagcaagaaggccaagagaCTCGAAAAGTACATCGACACAAAGctcaagaaggacgagaaccGCGAACTCCTGGCCAAGCTTGCCGCCAACAAGATCGACACCTCCCTATTCTCAAGCACAAAATCACTAGGCCAAACAAAATTGACCAAAAAGGAGGAGCTCAGCCGGCTTGTCAAGGAAGCAAAAGCTGGACTTATAACAGAGAAGGAGGCGGCCAAGAAACTTTACGAAAAGCGAGAGGTGAAGGAAGGTGCACCAGTACCAAAGCCTAAACCCACGGTCGACGAGGATTCAGAGGGCTCGGAAGATGAGCAGGACTCGGCAGCCGAGAAGCCAAGGAGCGCGCCAGCGGAAACAAGCGAGCCTACACCAGTACAAGCGACGACATCGTCAACAAGCCTGCCAGTACCTGTCGGTGCTGGTCTCAAGCGCCCCTTAGAGGTCGACGAGTCAGGACGCCCAATACTTGCCAAGAGACAAAAGAGAGGAGGTGTGAAAACGAAGCACAACTTTACATCATCGCAAGCTCCCGCAGTCATTCCTGTGCCGGAAGTGGTAGAATGGGACGGTTTCAGTTCGGAGGGCGAAGAGGGTTCAGACGATGAAGAGTCTGAGGGTAGTGGTTCAGGcagcgaggaagaaggcagtgaagaggaggaggaggaatcgggagaagaggatggatCTGAAGAGAACGGAGAGGGTTCCGAAGATGATTCAGAAGACGATGATTCTGCGGAAGAATCCGACGAGGACATGGAGGAcgccgaggaggacaagAAAGCAAAGTCTTCAGCCTTCAAGGCTTGGGCGCATCAGGCGAGGAACGAAGCTTTGGGTTACAAGCCTGCTGAATCAAGCATTCTCGAGATACCGAAACCTGCCAACTTTACGCCTCGGCCGATCGAACAAGAGCCTCTGCCTATCGAGCTGCAACCAACAAAGAACGATTCCCGCAAGGCTTTCGCCGTGGTAGTTACCAGGACACCCGAGATCCAGGAAACTCGTTTCAGGTTACCGGTTGTTGCAGAGGAACAGAAGATTATGGAGGCCATTCACGACAACGACATTGTCATCATTTGCGGTGCCACCGGTTCCGGCAAGACCACGCAGGTTCCCCAGTTCCTCTTCGAGTCCGGTTACGGTGTTCCGGATGGACCTACTCCTGGCATGATTGGTGTCACCCAGCCGAGACGTGTCGCTGCTGTCAGTATGTCGAAGCGTGTTGGCGAAGAAATGGGAGACTATTCACATGTGGTTTCCTACCAAATCAGATTCGAAGGCACCGTTGACTCCAAGACGGCCATCAAGTTCATGACGGATGGTGTCTTGCTTCGTGAGGCGGCCATCGATATTGCTCTTCGCAAGTACTCTGCCATCATCATTGATGAAGCCCACGAGAGAAGCGTCAATACCGATATCCTGATTGCGATGCTCAGCAGAGTGGTCAAGCTTAGGAGAGAGTTGGCGGAGGAAGACCCCACGATCAAGCCTCTCAAGCTGATCATCATGTCCGCCACCCTCAGGGTTGAGGAATTCACCCAAAACTCTAACTTGTTCCACACCACTCCTCGCATCATTGAGGTAGAAGGCCGTGAGCATGCTGTTACCATGCATTTTGCCAAAAAGACAAACCACGACTACGTTGATGAGGCATTCCGCAAGATTTGCAGGGGCCACAGGAAACTGCCCCCTGGTGGCATGCTTGTGTTCATGACCGGTCAGGGTGAAATTGCCCAGCTCAGCAAGCGGTTGAAGGCGCGTTTTGGTGGCGGTATGAAcaccgccagcaccaccaaggTGCGGATTTCTGCGAAGGAGGCACCCATGGAAGTCGAAGACATCGACTTTGGCGACGTTGAGGATGACCGTAACATCAACGACAGAGACGATGACGATATCTCCATTGCgtcggacgaggaggaagacaagGAGTTCGAGATTGAGGACCAAGAATCTGGTACAGGGCCATTGAAGATGCATATCctacctctcttctctttgctCCCCACGAAAGAGCAGATGAAGGTGTTTGAGCCGCCCCCAGAGGGCCACCGTCTCGTCATCCTGGCTACCAACGTCGCTGAAACATCCTTGACAATTCCCGGCATCAAGTACGTTTTCGACACTGGAAGGTCGAAGGAGAGAAAGTTCGATCCTGTCAGTGGCGTCCAGAGTTTCGAGATTGGGTGGATCAGCAAGGCCAGCGCAAAGCAGCGTGCCGGTCGTGCCGGTCGTACCGGTCCGGGACACTGCTGGAGACTCTACTCCTCGGCCGTTTACGAAAGAGACTTCCCCGAGTTTTCAGAGCCCGAGTTGCTTCGCATGCCCATCGAGGGCGTTGTGCTCCAGCTCAAGTCCATGAACCTCCAGCATGTCGTcaacttccccttccccacGCCGCCACCGCGTGAGAGCTTGATCAAGGCCGAGAAGCTTTTGACCTACCTCAACGCCATCTCCCAAACTGGCCAAGTCACCCCCATCGGATCTACCATGTCCATCTTCCCGCTCTCTCCCCGCTTCGCTCGCATCCTTCTTATCGGACATCTCCACGACTGCCTTCCCTACACCGTTGCGCTCGTAGCCGGTCTCTCAGCCGGCGAGATCTACATTCCCGAGAACCAAGccatccccgccgccgccgttcaAGAAGCCAAGAAGAGCAACGCCGGCGGTTccgatgatgaagacgacTCCCGCGCCGTCACTTTCCGCACTACCGAAGACGTCCTTGCTGACGACCGCCGCGCCAAGATCCGCGCCGCCTTCAACGCCGTCCACAAGAACTTCTGCTACCTAGACGACAAGTCCGACGCCATCAAGCTCCTCCAAGTCGTCGGCGAGTTCGCGCACGACCCCACGGAATCCTGGTGCGACTCCCACTTTGTTCGCTTCAAGGTCCTCAAAGAAATCAAACAACTCCAAAAACAGCTCATCGACCTTCTGAGAGCCAACATCCCCGCCTTCGCCAACCTTTCCGTGCCCGACACGCTTGACCCCCCCTCGCAAAAACAGGTGCAAGCCCTAAAACAAATGGTTGCCGCGGGTTTTATCGACCAAGTCGCCATCCGCGCTGACAAGGCCCCCATGCCGCCCGAGATGTACCGCAAGCCCAAGCGCGCTATTGACGTTCCTTACCTGCCCCTGATCCCGCTCGAAGGCGAGGACGGCAGGAAACTAGAACTGGAAGAAAAGCTCGTCTACATCCACCCCTCGTCTCCCTTAGCCCACTTGAGCGTGGACGAATGCCCGGACTACATCGTGTACGCCTATCTGCAAAAGGCAGGCAACACGGGCGCGGACGGGCAGAAGCGGGCCAAGACGAGGATGCATGCGCTGACGGACTTGACGGCGGGTCAGCTGGCGAGTTTGGCCAAGGGGACGCCGCTGATTACGTACGGAAAGCCAATTAAGGAGGTTAAGGGGTCAGAGAGTAAAGatgggaaggagagggaggtttGGGTGGTGCCGTATTTGAGAGCGGAAGGGCAGGGAGGGATGGGCTGGCCATTGCCGGCCAGGAAGGTGAAGCAGAGGAAGGTGGCCGGGCAAGGGTGGGTTGTTGAGTAG